One stretch of Cohnella algarum DNA includes these proteins:
- a CDS encoding polysaccharide deacetylase family protein, with the protein MDRILWWVFYYFTIYAFLPGFVSRTFGLRAFRRGRTEREVSLTFDDGPDPKYTPQLLDLLREHGAKATFFVVGAHAEKYPELVKRIYDEGHDLGIHNYVHKSNWVMRPRTVKRHVQRTSDILEGITGAKPRFYRPPWGIINIFDFVRRGSLQIVLWTSMFGDWKVKVGADNLYAKMKEKLGPGQVFLLHDRGDTLGADPGAPANTIEAVRRILEDGRKLGLRFVGIGEMMELTERFKAAKRSGRSVSARENGASRDETAAASSGVSKPRTGPFKRAVVAVWLLWEKLFRIVFRLRPVGDRAFMHYRIRKYGGPDLQLKDSSWLRRGDVVMEMHFDNAKMYELGMNSRSALQIAIKLIRETEHALPDFAREAEQLPDGHRIRALYGVTMVNRGAEGLGFETYELPRDCSPLRPIGICD; encoded by the coding sequence ATGGACAGAATCCTGTGGTGGGTGTTTTATTACTTTACGATTTATGCGTTTTTGCCGGGCTTCGTAAGCCGCACGTTCGGGCTGCGCGCCTTCCGGCGCGGCCGGACCGAGCGCGAGGTTTCGCTTACGTTCGATGACGGTCCCGATCCGAAGTATACGCCGCAATTGCTCGATTTGCTCCGGGAGCACGGCGCGAAAGCGACATTTTTCGTCGTCGGGGCTCACGCGGAAAAGTATCCCGAACTCGTCAAGCGCATTTATGACGAAGGTCACGATCTCGGCATCCATAATTACGTCCACAAAAGCAACTGGGTCATGCGCCCGAGGACGGTCAAGCGGCACGTCCAGCGGACGTCGGACATTTTAGAGGGCATCACCGGAGCGAAACCGCGATTTTATCGCCCGCCTTGGGGAATCATCAATATTTTCGATTTTGTCAGGCGCGGTTCGCTGCAAATCGTACTGTGGACTTCGATGTTCGGCGACTGGAAAGTGAAGGTCGGAGCGGACAACCTCTACGCGAAAATGAAGGAAAAGCTAGGTCCCGGACAGGTGTTTCTGCTGCACGACCGAGGAGATACGCTCGGCGCCGATCCCGGCGCTCCGGCAAATACGATCGAAGCGGTTCGGCGCATTCTGGAAGACGGCCGCAAGCTTGGGTTGCGGTTCGTCGGCATCGGGGAGATGATGGAATTGACCGAACGGTTCAAAGCGGCAAAACGCAGCGGCAGGTCGGTCTCGGCAAGGGAGAACGGCGCGTCCCGCGACGAAACTGCAGCGGCGTCGAGCGGCGTTTCCAAGCCTCGCACGGGTCCGTTCAAACGGGCGGTCGTTGCGGTTTGGCTACTATGGGAAAAGCTGTTCCGCATTGTGTTTCGGCTTCGTCCGGTGGGCGATCGCGCCTTCATGCACTACCGCATTCGCAAGTACGGCGGTCCGGATTTGCAGCTTAAAGATTCGTCCTGGCTGCGCCGCGGCGACGTCGTCATGGAAATGCATTTCGACAACGCCAAAATGTACGAGCTCGGGATGAATTCCCGCTCCGCGCTGCAAATCGCCATCAAGCTGATCCGGGAGACGGAGCATGCGCTTCCCGACTTTGCGCGGGAAGCGGAGCAGCTGCCCGACGGGCATCGAATTCGGGCGCTGTACGGCGTGACGATGGTGAACCGGGGAGCCGAAGGGCTCGGCTTCGAAACGTACGAGCTTCCCCGGGACTGTTCGCCGCTTCGACCAATTGGTATTTGCGATTGA
- the ilvD gene encoding dihydroxy-acid dehydratase has product MASKKMRSDMIKKGFDRAPHRSLLRAAGVKEEDFGKPFIAVCNSYIDIVPGHVHLQEFGKIVKEAIREAGGVPFEFNTIGVDDGIAMGHIGMRYSLASREIIADSIETVVNAHWFDGMVCIPNCDKITPGMMMAALRINIPTIFVSGGPMKAGRTSDGRAISLTSVFEGVGAYMTGKIDEKSLTELEQYGCPTCGSCSGMFTANSMNCLAEVLGLALPGNGTILAVAPERREFVKKSAKQLMELIKQDIKPLDIVTKDSIDNAFALDMAMGGSTNTVLHTLALAHEAGIDYPIERINEVAKRVPYLSKLAPASDHHIEDLHEAGGVSAIINELFRKEGALKGDVLTVSGKTLRENVEGAAIANPAVIRSIEDPHSKEGGLSVLFGNLAPGGSIIKVGAVDKSVGGYHRGPAICFDSQDEVLKGLAEGKVKEGHVVVIRYEGPKGGPGMPEMLAPTSQIVGMGLGTKVGLITDGRFSGASRGIAVGHVSPEAAEGGPIAFVRDGDMIELDLNNRTITLEVSDEEMDRRRAEWKGFEPKIKRGYLARYSAMVTNASNGGVMKI; this is encoded by the coding sequence ATGGCATCGAAAAAAATGCGGTCCGACATGATCAAAAAAGGCTTCGACCGCGCACCGCATCGCAGTTTGCTGCGCGCCGCCGGCGTCAAGGAAGAAGATTTCGGCAAACCGTTTATCGCGGTGTGCAACTCCTATATCGATATCGTTCCCGGCCACGTGCACTTGCAGGAGTTTGGCAAAATCGTCAAAGAAGCGATCCGCGAAGCGGGCGGCGTGCCGTTCGAGTTCAACACGATCGGCGTGGACGACGGCATCGCGATGGGCCACATCGGCATGCGGTATTCGCTGGCAAGCCGCGAAATCATCGCGGATTCGATCGAGACGGTCGTCAACGCGCACTGGTTCGACGGCATGGTGTGCATTCCGAACTGCGACAAGATCACTCCCGGAATGATGATGGCCGCTCTCCGGATCAACATTCCGACGATTTTCGTCAGCGGCGGCCCGATGAAAGCCGGCCGCACGAGCGACGGGCGAGCTATTTCGCTGACGAGCGTCTTCGAAGGCGTCGGCGCCTACATGACCGGCAAAATCGACGAAAAAAGCTTGACCGAGCTCGAACAATACGGCTGTCCGACCTGCGGCTCGTGTTCCGGCATGTTTACCGCCAACTCGATGAACTGCCTGGCCGAAGTGCTCGGCCTTGCGCTTCCCGGCAACGGCACCATCCTGGCCGTGGCGCCCGAGCGCCGCGAATTTGTCAAGAAGTCCGCGAAACAGCTCATGGAGCTGATTAAGCAGGACATCAAGCCGCTCGACATCGTGACGAAAGATTCGATCGACAACGCGTTCGCTTTGGACATGGCGATGGGCGGATCGACCAATACCGTGCTTCATACGCTTGCCCTCGCCCACGAAGCGGGCATCGATTACCCGATCGAGCGCATCAACGAAGTGGCCAAGCGCGTGCCGTACCTGTCGAAGCTCGCGCCGGCATCCGATCACCATATCGAAGACTTGCACGAAGCGGGCGGCGTGAGCGCCATCATCAACGAGCTGTTCCGCAAGGAAGGCGCGCTGAAGGGCGACGTGCTGACGGTCTCCGGCAAGACGTTGAGAGAAAATGTGGAGGGAGCCGCAATCGCCAACCCTGCCGTCATTCGCTCGATCGAAGATCCGCACAGCAAGGAAGGCGGCCTGTCCGTTCTGTTCGGAAACTTGGCGCCGGGCGGCTCCATCATTAAAGTCGGGGCCGTAGACAAATCCGTCGGCGGCTACCACCGCGGCCCGGCCATCTGCTTCGATTCGCAAGACGAAGTGCTGAAAGGTCTCGCCGAAGGCAAAGTGAAGGAAGGCCATGTCGTCGTCATCCGCTACGAAGGGCCGAAAGGCGGTCCCGGCATGCCGGAAATGCTCGCTCCCACTTCGCAAATCGTCGGCATGGGCCTCGGCACGAAAGTCGGCCTCATCACCGACGGACGGTTTTCCGGAGCTTCGCGCGGCATTGCCGTCGGCCACGTCTCCCCGGAGGCAGCCGAAGGCGGTCCGATCGCCTTCGTGCGCGACGGCGACATGATCGAGCTCGATCTGAACAACCGTACGATCACGCTTGAAGTGAGCGACGAGGAAATGGATCGCCGGCGCGCGGAATGGAAAGGCTTCGAGCCGAAAATCAAACGCGGCTACCTCGCCCGTTACTCCGCGATGGTCACCAACGCCAGCAACGGCGGCGTCATGAAAATTTAA
- a CDS encoding accessory gene regulator B family protein → MIDQLASRMAVAIKRSAADHPASVDVLTFSLIAILNGLSIVLLTMAVSLATGKPGEAAAALVGYALLRQMSGGIHLKSGDLCVVVSVLALTAMSFARFDDSAVIGLTAAAAFLALIFSPSRIDGQTRIPRKYYPLLKVLSVLTVASNFLFMSSVLAVAFLVQCLTLIRGRG, encoded by the coding sequence ATGATTGACCAGCTCGCTTCGAGGATGGCCGTCGCGATCAAGCGGTCGGCGGCAGATCATCCGGCCAGCGTGGACGTGCTAACGTTTTCGCTGATCGCGATTTTGAACGGATTGTCTATCGTTCTCCTCACGATGGCGGTGTCGCTCGCGACGGGCAAGCCGGGAGAAGCGGCCGCGGCGCTTGTCGGCTACGCGCTGCTCCGGCAAATGTCCGGCGGCATCCATCTGAAGTCCGGCGACCTTTGCGTCGTCGTATCGGTTTTGGCGCTAACGGCCATGTCGTTCGCCCGGTTCGACGATTCGGCGGTCATCGGCCTTACGGCCGCGGCCGCTTTTCTGGCCCTCATTTTTTCGCCGTCCCGGATCGACGGACAAACCCGGATTCCCCGCAAATACTACCCGCTTCTTAAAGTTTTGTCCGTCTTGACGGTCGCGTCCAACTTCCTGTTCATGTCCTCCGTGCTCGCCGTCGCGTTTCTGGTGCAGTGCCTCACGTTAATCAGAGGAAGGGGGTGA
- a CDS encoding cyclic lactone autoinducer peptide, whose amino-acid sequence MQKRFFHAIASALGVVAVAVVSTACLWYFHQPKVPQELLK is encoded by the coding sequence ATGCAAAAACGTTTTTTCCATGCCATCGCGTCCGCGCTTGGCGTCGTAGCGGTTGCTGTCGTGTCCACGGCATGCCTGTGGTATTTCCATCAGCCGAAAGTGCCGCAAGAACTTCTGAAGTAA
- a CDS encoding LytTR family transcriptional regulator DNA-binding domain-containing protein: MILSVSKDPEAASGFHELPVEEILFIEAPKLKDMVSFHTLTDRFYAPGTLRYWAEGLRASGLDFAMVDRTNAIHLTKVMHVDRRYRIAYFDERKSKSCTISISNVSKVLQYLSV, translated from the coding sequence ATGATTCTCTCTGTTTCCAAAGATCCGGAGGCGGCTTCGGGGTTCCATGAGCTTCCAGTCGAAGAGATTCTGTTCATCGAAGCTCCGAAACTGAAAGACATGGTCAGTTTTCATACGCTGACCGACAGATTTTATGCGCCGGGTACGCTCAGATATTGGGCGGAAGGATTGAGGGCTTCCGGATTGGATTTTGCCATGGTCGATCGAACGAACGCCATCCATCTGACGAAAGTCATGCACGTCGACCGCCGTTACCGCATCGCTTATTTTGACGAAAGGAAGTCCAAGTCCTGCACCATTTCCATCAGCAACGTGAGCAAAGTGCTCCAATATCTGAGCGTATGA
- a CDS encoding urease subunit gamma, protein MNLTEREKEKLLITVAADLAQRRLSRGVKLNYPECVALITSAIMEGARDGKTVAELMAYGRTLLTRDQVMEGVAEMIHEVQVEATFPDGTKLVTVHHPIP, encoded by the coding sequence ATGAACCTCACGGAAAGGGAGAAGGAAAAGTTGTTGATCACCGTTGCGGCCGATCTGGCGCAGCGGAGATTAAGCCGGGGCGTGAAGCTCAATTACCCCGAATGCGTGGCGTTGATTACTTCCGCCATCATGGAAGGAGCCCGCGACGGAAAAACGGTGGCGGAATTAATGGCCTACGGCCGCACGCTGCTTACGCGCGATCAGGTGATGGAGGGCGTGGCGGAGATGATCCACGAGGTCCAGGTCGAGGCGACGTTTCCGGACGGAACGAAACTGGTGACGGTGCATCATCCGATTCCATAA
- a CDS encoding urease subunit beta, with protein MIPGEIRPAAGELELNAGRRKVELTVVNNGDRPVQVGSHFHFFEVNRALSFSRETAFGMRLDIPAGTAVRFEPGEEKPVVLTELGGARLSYGLNGLTNGSAEGGMPADVAERLARWHALDKGEA; from the coding sequence ATGATACCTGGAGAAATCCGGCCGGCCGCCGGCGAGCTGGAACTGAACGCGGGACGCCGGAAGGTCGAGCTGACGGTGGTCAACAACGGTGACAGGCCGGTGCAGGTCGGATCGCATTTTCATTTTTTCGAGGTGAACCGGGCGCTTTCCTTTTCGCGGGAAACGGCGTTCGGCATGCGGCTGGACATCCCGGCCGGAACGGCGGTCCGGTTTGAGCCCGGTGAAGAAAAACCGGTCGTCCTGACCGAGCTTGGGGGAGCCAGGCTGTCGTACGGGTTGAACGGGCTGACGAACGGCTCGGCCGAAGGCGGCATGCCGGCGGATGTCGCGGAGCGGCTTGCCCGTTGGCATGCATTGGACAAGGGGGAAGCCTGA
- the ureC gene encoding urease subunit alpha, translated as MDRGSYAGMFGPTTGDAVRLADTELWAVIEKDHTVYGDEAKFGGGKVIRDGMGQSSRAVRDEGVLDTLITNAVVIDYTGIYKADIGMKDGRIVGIGKAGNPDIMDGVDANMVVGASTEVIAGEGKIVTAGGIDTHIHFIAPQQIETALSSGVTTMIGGGTGPATGTNATTCTPGAWHLRRMLEAAEAFPMNVGFLGKGNASTLPPLIEQIEAGAIGLKLHEDWGTTPAAIDACLTAADKYDVQVAIHTDTLNEAGFVEDTLRAIGGRTIHTYHTEGAGGGHAPDIIRAAAEPNVIPSSTNPTRPFTVNTIEEHLDMLMVCHHLDSRIPEDVAFADSRIRPQTIAAEDILHDLGAFSIISSDSQAMGRVGEVVIRTWQTADKMKKQRGPLAGDDANGDNHRIKRYVAKYTINPAIAHGISHLVGSVEVGKWADLVLWTPAFFGVKPDMVLKGGSIAFAQMGDPNASIPTPQPVFGRPMFAAYGRSLAQSSITFVSQAAYDSGIAERLGLAKKIEPVRGCRNIGKKDMIFNDATPAIEVDPETYRVTVDGELAVCEPATELPMAQRYFLF; from the coding sequence ATGGATCGCGGAAGCTACGCCGGCATGTTCGGGCCGACGACGGGAGACGCCGTCAGGCTCGCGGACACCGAATTGTGGGCCGTCATCGAAAAGGATCACACCGTGTACGGCGACGAAGCCAAGTTCGGCGGCGGCAAAGTCATACGGGACGGAATGGGGCAGTCGAGCCGGGCCGTTCGGGACGAAGGCGTGCTGGACACGCTGATCACCAACGCGGTCGTCATCGACTATACCGGAATTTACAAAGCCGATATCGGCATGAAGGACGGGCGGATCGTCGGCATCGGCAAGGCGGGAAATCCCGACATCATGGACGGCGTCGACGCGAATATGGTCGTCGGGGCTAGCACCGAGGTGATCGCGGGCGAAGGAAAAATCGTGACGGCCGGAGGCATCGACACGCACATTCATTTTATCGCGCCGCAGCAGATCGAAACGGCGCTGTCTTCCGGCGTCACGACGATGATCGGCGGCGGAACGGGACCCGCGACGGGAACGAACGCGACGACGTGCACCCCCGGCGCCTGGCACCTCCGGCGGATGCTGGAAGCGGCCGAAGCGTTCCCGATGAATGTGGGCTTTCTCGGGAAGGGCAACGCCTCGACGCTGCCGCCGCTGATCGAGCAAATCGAAGCGGGAGCGATCGGGCTGAAGCTCCACGAGGACTGGGGCACGACGCCGGCGGCGATCGACGCCTGCCTGACCGCGGCCGACAAGTACGACGTCCAGGTGGCGATACATACCGATACGTTGAACGAGGCCGGGTTCGTGGAGGATACGCTCCGCGCGATCGGCGGCCGCACGATTCATACGTATCATACGGAAGGTGCCGGCGGCGGCCATGCGCCGGATATTATCCGGGCGGCGGCCGAGCCGAACGTCATTCCTTCCTCGACGAATCCGACGCGGCCGTTTACGGTCAATACGATCGAAGAGCATCTGGATATGCTGATGGTTTGCCATCATCTGGACAGCCGCATCCCCGAGGACGTCGCCTTTGCCGATTCGCGCATTCGTCCCCAGACGATCGCGGCCGAAGATATTTTGCACGATTTGGGAGCGTTCAGCATTATCAGCTCCGATTCCCAGGCGATGGGGCGCGTTGGCGAGGTCGTCATCCGCACCTGGCAGACGGCGGACAAAATGAAAAAGCAGCGCGGCCCGCTCGCGGGCGACGACGCGAACGGGGACAACCACCGGATCAAACGCTACGTGGCCAAATATACGATCAATCCGGCGATCGCGCACGGCATTTCGCATTTGGTCGGATCGGTGGAAGTCGGCAAATGGGCGGACCTCGTGCTGTGGACGCCGGCCTTTTTCGGCGTGAAGCCGGACATGGTGCTGAAGGGAGGCAGCATTGCCTTCGCCCAAATGGGCGATCCGAACGCCTCCATTCCGACGCCCCAGCCCGTCTTCGGCCGGCCGATGTTTGCCGCTTACGGCCGCTCGCTTGCGCAAAGCTCGATCACGTTCGTCTCTCAGGCGGCTTACGACAGCGGAATCGCGGAGCGGCTCGGATTGGCGAAAAAAATCGAACCGGTGCGCGGCTGCCGCAACATCGGCAAGAAGGATATGATTTTCAACGACGCGACGCCGGCGATCGAGGTCGATCCGGAAACGTACCGGGTGACGGTGGACGGGGAACTGGCCGTCTGCGAGCCGGCAACGGAGCTGCCGATGGCCCAAAGGTATTTTTTGTTTTAG
- a CDS encoding urease accessory protein UreF has translation MTAKTGGPVSQEPYNWLSLQLLLDSALPIGSFAHSYGLETLVQENVVRDGAELRQYLEGMLLHSWATGDLMVVKAVYADEAYSGGGRDPARAGAAAAQTGHAASVPGSVHSAHAGASAALPGGSRPSADDVAYAASIERLVHVQRLGAETRDGVEKTGRRLMRLAPHLFPSLPVERLAADVRAGRCLGTYPYVFGWLCRHLGIPLDRAAEGYLYACASTGVNAALRLMPMGQHEAQKLLASLFPVISEAWADVRDMDPADAYGAMPQAEIGMIRHERLYSRLFMS, from the coding sequence ATGACTGCCAAAACAGGCGGCCCCGTTTCCCAGGAGCCGTACAACTGGCTGTCGCTGCAACTGCTGCTCGACTCCGCGCTGCCGATCGGCAGCTTCGCCCATTCCTACGGGCTGGAAACGCTCGTGCAGGAAAATGTCGTCCGCGACGGGGCGGAACTGCGGCAATATTTGGAGGGCATGCTACTGCACAGCTGGGCGACCGGCGATTTGATGGTCGTCAAGGCCGTTTATGCCGATGAGGCTTACAGCGGAGGAGGCCGGGACCCGGCGCGAGCCGGCGCCGCGGCGGCCCAAACCGGCCACGCGGCCAGCGTGCCAGGCAGCGTCCATTCGGCGCACGCTGGTGCATCGGCGGCCCTTCCCGGCGGCTCGCGCCCGTCCGCCGACGATGTCGCGTACGCCGCCTCGATCGAGCGGCTCGTGCACGTTCAGCGGCTCGGGGCGGAAACGCGCGACGGGGTGGAGAAGACCGGACGGAGGCTGATGCGGCTTGCGCCCCATCTGTTCCCGTCCCTGCCGGTGGAGCGGCTTGCGGCCGACGTGCGCGCCGGCCGTTGCCTCGGCACTTATCCGTACGTTTTCGGATGGTTATGCCGGCATCTCGGCATTCCGCTCGATCGGGCGGCCGAAGGGTACTTGTACGCTTGCGCGTCGACCGGCGTCAATGCCGCGTTAAGGCTGATGCCGATGGGCCAACACGAAGCGCAAAAGCTGCTCGCTTCGTTGTTTCCCGTCATCTCGGAGGCTTGGGCCGACGTTCGCGATATGGATCCGGCGGACGCCTACGGCGCGATGCCGCAGGCGGAAATCGGCATGATCCGGCATGAGCGTCTGTATTCCCGCTTATTTATGTCGTAA
- the ureG gene encoding urease accessory protein UreG, producing the protein MTRGQGHLHHREFRSEREQLRFHRLGHDHEHPEWETPALTGGRPLRIGIGGPVGSGKTKLVERISAALKDELDLAVITNDIYTKEDARILVDSGCLPMERIIGVETGGCPHTAIREDASMNFEAVEELQERFPNLELILIESGGDNLAAAFSPELADRFIYIIDVAQGEKIPRKGGPGISRSDLLIINKTDLAPFVGASLDVMRDDSGKMRGDKPFVFTNLFSGEGLDDVLKWVRRQAEEHAAAV; encoded by the coding sequence ATGACCAGAGGACAAGGACATTTGCATCACCGCGAATTTCGTTCGGAACGCGAACAACTTCGGTTTCACCGGCTCGGCCACGATCACGAGCATCCGGAATGGGAAACGCCGGCGCTGACCGGCGGACGCCCGCTTCGCATCGGCATCGGCGGCCCGGTAGGATCCGGCAAGACGAAGCTGGTGGAGCGGATTTCCGCCGCGCTCAAGGACGAGCTGGACCTCGCGGTCATCACGAACGACATTTATACGAAAGAAGACGCCCGGATTCTCGTGGACAGCGGCTGCCTGCCAATGGAGCGGATTATCGGCGTCGAGACCGGCGGCTGCCCGCACACGGCCATTCGCGAGGATGCTTCGATGAATTTCGAAGCGGTGGAGGAGCTGCAGGAACGGTTTCCGAATTTGGAGCTGATTTTGATCGAAAGCGGCGGAGACAACCTGGCGGCGGCGTTCAGCCCGGAGCTGGCGGATCGCTTCATTTATATCATCGACGTCGCCCAAGGCGAGAAAATCCCGCGCAAAGGCGGGCCCGGCATCAGCCGCTCCGACCTGCTCATCATCAACAAAACCGACCTGGCGCCTTTTGTGGGCGCAAGCTTGGACGTCATGAGGGATGATTCCGGAAAAATGCGCGGCGACAAGCCGTTCGTCTTTACGAATTTGTTCAGCGGCGAAGGTTTGGACGACGTCCTGAAGTGGGTGCGGCGGCAGGCGGAGGAACACGCCGCGGCGGTATGA
- a CDS encoding urease accessory protein UreD: MRPGEHAKLQVRSRLKARAELVRGKPALAESYHEAPLKIAKTFPLHEEAGPQLAVVHMDVSPGLMDGDRYAYDWRIGEGVRLYATNQAYTRVHPCPYDAAKVEQRFVLERDAVLEWLPEPVMLYRDAHYECVTEVDLSPGSICVIGEALAPGRISRGERFAFRCSDTKLAVRHNGELIHYQRQRLLPDKMSLAAPGSFGSYTHLASLYVFSDKIGPELADRLAGVMEESCPEGVVWSVARTAKLGVVAMLAGNRGWQLQRLLTLAWDETRRQLLSAPPLRLIGHA, translated from the coding sequence ATGAGGCCGGGGGAGCATGCAAAGCTGCAGGTCCGCTCGCGCCTGAAAGCGAGGGCGGAGCTCGTTCGCGGCAAGCCCGCGCTTGCGGAAAGCTATCACGAAGCCCCGCTCAAAATCGCCAAAACGTTCCCGCTGCACGAAGAGGCGGGCCCGCAGCTGGCCGTCGTTCATATGGACGTCTCTCCGGGGCTTATGGACGGCGACCGCTATGCGTACGACTGGCGTATCGGCGAGGGGGTGCGGTTATACGCGACCAATCAGGCGTACACGCGCGTGCACCCTTGCCCTTACGATGCGGCGAAAGTCGAGCAAAGATTCGTCCTGGAGCGGGATGCCGTGCTGGAGTGGCTGCCTGAACCGGTCATGCTGTACCGGGACGCCCACTACGAATGCGTTACGGAAGTGGATTTGAGCCCGGGCTCGATTTGCGTCATCGGCGAAGCGCTCGCGCCCGGCCGGATTTCCCGCGGCGAACGGTTCGCTTTTCGATGCAGCGATACGAAGCTGGCCGTCCGTCATAACGGCGAGCTTATCCATTATCAACGCCAGCGCCTGCTGCCGGACAAGATGTCGCTGGCGGCGCCCGGCAGCTTCGGCTCCTATACGCATCTGGCTTCGCTGTACGTTTTTTCGGATAAAATCGGGCCCGAGCTGGCCGATCGGCTCGCCGGCGTAATGGAGGAAAGCTGTCCGGAAGGCGTCGTCTGGAGCGTCGCAAGAACGGCCAAGCTGGGCGTTGTCGCGATGCTGGCGGGGAACCGGGGCTGGCAGCTTCAACGGCTGCTGACGCTCGCTTGGGACGAAACGCGCCGGCAGCTCCTCTCCGCGCCGCCGCTCCGGCTGATCGGTCACGCCTGA
- a CDS encoding 3'-5' exonuclease, which yields MTYIVYDLEMTVRRKKGQVAEIIEIGAAKVGIADGAPVIVDTFQSFVRPVIVPKLTEDTTSFTGIKQEDVDGSGTLAEVVSAFADWIGDGEYFLCAWGPDDHRQLVNECRTHQIPTDWIVNHNNLQKMLSKTFKLEKHQQMGLKNALEMLEIPFVGSHHRALDDAVNTARILVKLFDRLQFRRNKLSDEAKLESEIVYKTDHYENLPFAGLAGLFPDKG from the coding sequence TTGACTTATATCGTATATGATTTGGAAATGACCGTCCGGCGCAAAAAAGGCCAAGTCGCGGAAATTATCGAAATCGGCGCGGCCAAAGTCGGAATCGCGGACGGAGCGCCGGTCATCGTCGATACGTTTCAATCGTTTGTCCGGCCGGTGATCGTGCCGAAATTGACCGAGGACACCACTTCGTTTACCGGCATCAAGCAGGAAGACGTAGACGGATCCGGCACGCTGGCCGAAGTCGTGTCCGCATTCGCCGATTGGATCGGCGACGGCGAATACTTCCTGTGCGCCTGGGGTCCCGACGATCACCGGCAGCTTGTGAACGAATGCCGAACCCATCAAATTCCGACGGACTGGATCGTCAACCATAACAATTTGCAAAAAATGCTGTCCAAAACGTTCAAGCTCGAGAAGCATCAGCAAATGGGCCTAAAAAACGCGCTGGAGATGCTGGAAATCCCGTTCGTCGGCTCCCATCACCGAGCGCTGGACGACGCGGTCAATACCGCCCGCATTTTGGTGAAGCTGTTCGACCGCCTCCAATTCCGCCGCAACAAGCTGTCGGACGAGGCGAAGCTGGAATCCGAAATCGTCTACAAAACCGATCACTACGAAAATCTTCCGTTCGCGGGCCTCGCCGGGCTTTTTCCCGACAAGGGCTGA
- a CDS encoding response regulator transcription factor yields MNTITLLYVEDDPEIGALVKRHLQEKGFEVRWLRSGEVALAEAEGCRLAVLDVMLPGLDGFTVGQRLKKQMPGLPILLLTARTSIEDKLQGLEFADDYLTKPFHPEELEARIKVLLRRHGSHASEPVAIKHLLFFENENRLVDRDSGEELTLTGKQFQIFTYMVRHLGQILTKEQIFEAVWGETYLEGDKTLMVHIRYLREKIERDPAAPEVIETVRGIGYRVRA; encoded by the coding sequence ATGAACACGATTACGTTATTATATGTGGAAGACGACCCGGAGATCGGCGCGCTCGTGAAACGCCATTTGCAGGAAAAAGGATTCGAGGTAAGGTGGCTGCGCAGCGGCGAAGTAGCGCTTGCCGAGGCGGAAGGCTGCCGGCTGGCCGTTCTCGACGTCATGCTGCCGGGCCTGGACGGCTTCACGGTCGGCCAACGGCTGAAAAAACAAATGCCCGGCCTGCCGATTTTGCTGCTGACGGCCCGCACGTCGATCGAGGACAAGCTGCAAGGGCTGGAATTCGCCGACGATTATTTGACCAAGCCGTTTCACCCGGAAGAATTGGAGGCGAGAATTAAAGTTCTGCTCCGGAGGCACGGCTCGCACGCTTCCGAGCCGGTCGCGATCAAGCATTTGCTGTTTTTCGAAAACGAAAACCGGCTCGTCGACCGCGACAGCGGGGAAGAGCTGACGCTGACCGGCAAACAGTTTCAAATTTTCACCTATATGGTGCGGCATTTGGGGCAAATTTTGACGAAAGAGCAAATCTTCGAAGCCGTTTGGGGGGAAACGTATCTGGAAGGCGACAAAACGCTGATGGTCCATATCCGCTATTTGCGCGAAAAGATCGAGCGAGATCCCGCCGCGCCGGAAGTCATCGAAACGGTTCGCGGCATCGGCTACAGGGTGAGGGCATGA